Proteins encoded within one genomic window of Mesobacillus subterraneus:
- the aroC gene encoding chorismate synthase, producing the protein MRYLTAGESHGPQLTTIIEGMPAGVPLVAEDINKELSRRQKGYGRGRRMQIEKDQVQITSGIRHGQTLGSPIALVVENNDWKHWTGIMGQEPLDDQSADEVKRKITRPRPGHADLNGAIKYGHRDMRNVLERSSARETTVRVAAGAAAKKLLSLLGIELVAHVVEIGGVKAEKKDFTSLEQLKEITEASPVRCFDADAGMKMMAAIDDAKQNGDSIGGVVEVIAEGMPAGVGSYVHYDRKIDGKLASAIMSINAFKGVEIGIGFEAASRPGSQVHDEIAWEAGRGYYRKTNRLGGLEGGMTTGMPIVVRGVMKPIPTLYKPLMSVDIESKEPFAASIERSDACAVPAAAVVAESVVAWELAAAIVDQFYADRFDTLKASIEEQRRTARDF; encoded by the coding sequence ATGAGATACTTAACAGCGGGAGAATCACATGGACCGCAGCTAACAACCATTATAGAGGGTATGCCAGCAGGCGTGCCGCTAGTAGCGGAAGATATAAACAAAGAGCTTTCGCGCAGGCAAAAAGGCTATGGCCGCGGCAGAAGGATGCAAATTGAAAAGGATCAGGTGCAGATTACCTCTGGAATTCGGCACGGACAGACATTAGGTTCACCGATCGCCCTGGTTGTTGAAAATAATGATTGGAAGCATTGGACCGGGATTATGGGACAGGAACCGCTCGATGACCAATCCGCTGATGAGGTGAAAAGGAAAATTACCCGTCCCCGTCCCGGTCACGCAGACTTGAACGGAGCCATTAAATATGGACACCGGGATATGAGAAATGTTCTTGAACGCTCATCTGCCCGGGAAACGACTGTCAGAGTCGCTGCAGGTGCTGCAGCAAAGAAACTCTTGTCACTGCTGGGCATCGAGTTAGTTGCTCATGTTGTTGAAATCGGCGGAGTAAAAGCTGAAAAGAAAGACTTCACATCACTGGAACAGCTTAAAGAAATAACAGAAGCTTCTCCAGTCAGATGCTTCGATGCAGATGCAGGAATGAAAATGATGGCAGCAATAGATGATGCAAAGCAAAATGGAGACTCTATTGGCGGTGTTGTCGAGGTGATAGCAGAGGGAATGCCCGCTGGAGTGGGCAGTTATGTTCACTATGACCGCAAGATTGACGGGAAGCTTGCTTCTGCCATTATGAGCATCAATGCCTTCAAAGGCGTTGAGATTGGGATTGGTTTCGAAGCAGCCAGTAGGCCTGGCAGCCAGGTCCATGATGAGATTGCCTGGGAAGCGGGACGTGGTTACTACCGGAAAACGAACAGGCTTGGAGGTCTTGAAGGCGGGATGACAACAGGTATGCCAATTGTTGTCCGTGGTGTTATGAAACCAATCCCGACTCTTTACAAGCCATTGATGAGTGTCGATATCGAGTCAAAGGAACCTTTTGCCGCGAGCATTGAACGCTCTGATGCATGTGCCGTTCCTGCGGCAGCGGTGGTTGCAGAAAGTGTTGTTGCCTGGGAGCTTGCTGCTGCTATCGTTGATCAATTTTATGCCGATCGATTTGACACACTGAAGGCATCAATTGAAGAGCAAAGAAGGACTGCGAGGGATTTTTAA
- a CDS encoding HU family DNA-binding protein, which yields MNKTELINAVAEASELSKKDATKAVDAVFDSILNALKDGDKVQLIGFGNFEVRERAARKGRNPQTGDEIEISASKVPAFKPGKALKDAVK from the coding sequence ATGAACAAAACAGAACTAATCAATGCAGTTGCGGAAGCTAGTGAGCTTTCTAAGAAAGATGCAACAAAAGCAGTTGACGCTGTTTTTGATTCAATCTTAAATGCATTAAAAGATGGGGACAAAGTACAATTAATTGGTTTTGGTAACTTCGAAGTTCGTGAGCGCGCTGCCCGTAAAGGACGCAACCCACAAACTGGTGATGAAATCGAAATCTCTGCAAGCAAGGTGCCTGCTTTCAAACCTGGCAAAGCGCTTAAGGATGCAGTGAAATAA
- a CDS encoding demethylmenaquinone methyltransferase: MQQSKEQRVHGVFEKIYENYDQMNSVISFQQHIKWRNDTMKKMNVPKGAKALDVCCGTADWTIALAEAAGKDGEVVGLDFSKNMLKIGEEKLQDRNLDQAALIHGNAMELPFEDNSFDYVTIGFGLRNVPDYNQVLREMYRILKPGGMAVCLETSQPTMPGFKQAYRLYFRFVMPIFGKLFAKSYDEYSWLQESAKDFPGMKELAKMFSEAGFVNVEYKPYSGGVAAVHIGRK; the protein is encoded by the coding sequence ATGCAGCAATCGAAAGAACAACGTGTTCATGGAGTTTTTGAAAAAATCTATGAAAATTACGACCAGATGAATTCTGTCATTAGTTTTCAGCAGCATATTAAATGGCGCAATGACACAATGAAAAAGATGAATGTCCCAAAAGGAGCGAAAGCACTTGATGTGTGCTGTGGCACCGCTGATTGGACAATTGCGCTTGCAGAAGCAGCTGGCAAAGATGGTGAAGTAGTCGGACTGGATTTCAGCAAAAATATGCTGAAGATTGGCGAGGAGAAATTGCAGGACCGCAACTTGGACCAGGCAGCACTAATCCATGGGAATGCAATGGAACTCCCATTTGAAGATAATAGTTTTGACTATGTCACGATCGGTTTTGGCTTGAGGAATGTCCCTGATTACAATCAGGTGCTTCGTGAAATGTACAGAATTTTAAAGCCCGGCGGAATGGCAGTATGCCTGGAAACATCCCAGCCTACAATGCCAGGTTTTAAGCAGGCTTACAGATTGTACTTCAGGTTTGTCATGCCGATATTCGGCAAACTGTTCGCTAAGAGCTATGATGAGTATTCTTGGCTTCAGGAATCTGCAAAGGACTTCCCAGGCATGAAAGAACTTGCGAAAATGTTCTCTGAAGCAGGATTCGTAAACGTTGAATATAAACCATATAGCGGCGGAGTAGCAGCCGTGCATATCGGCCGCAAATAA
- the mtrB gene encoding trp RNA-binding attenuation protein MtrB, whose protein sequence is MDKKQGVNTDYVVIKAIEDGVNVIGLTRGTDTRFHHSEKLDQGEVMIAQFTEHTSAIKIRGHAKIVTPFGEIVSEKKE, encoded by the coding sequence ATGGATAAGAAACAAGGTGTTAACACGGACTATGTTGTCATCAAAGCTATTGAAGATGGTGTGAACGTGATTGGTCTTACTAGAGGAACAGACACTCGATTCCATCACTCAGAGAAGCTGGATCAGGGAGAAGTTATGATTGCCCAGTTCACAGAACATACATCAGCCATCAAAATCAGGGGACATGCGAAAATTGTCACTCCATTTGGTGAAATAGTGAGTGAGAAGAAAGAGTAA
- a CDS encoding CheR family methyltransferase — MPQDYEHFISRIHQKTGINLALYKEAQMKRRLTSLYQKKGYSSFKEFFQVLDQDQQLMNEFLDRMTINVSEFYRNAKRWEVLDKSIVPELISKNPNLKIWSAACSTGEEPYTLAMVLSNHMPLSRIQVLATDIDENVLTKAKRGVYAERSLNEAPREMVKKFFRQEGSYYTVEDDIKKTVTFKKQNLLADRFGGPFDLIVCRNVLIYFTEEAKESIYHKFSQALRPGGILFVGSTEQIFNPGTYEFETADTFFYRKK; from the coding sequence ATGCCGCAAGACTATGAACACTTTATTTCGAGAATCCACCAAAAGACAGGTATAAACCTTGCTCTATACAAAGAAGCCCAGATGAAAAGAAGGTTGACTTCACTCTATCAAAAGAAAGGCTATTCATCTTTCAAGGAATTCTTTCAGGTACTTGATCAAGACCAGCAGCTTATGAACGAATTTCTGGATCGGATGACAATCAATGTATCTGAGTTTTATAGAAATGCAAAAAGATGGGAAGTACTCGATAAATCGATAGTTCCTGAGTTAATAAGCAAAAACCCGAACCTGAAAATCTGGAGTGCAGCTTGCTCCACTGGTGAAGAACCATACACATTGGCGATGGTGCTGTCAAACCATATGCCATTGTCGAGAATCCAGGTCCTGGCGACTGATATAGATGAAAACGTCCTGACCAAAGCGAAGCGCGGAGTTTATGCAGAAAGGTCACTGAATGAAGCCCCTAGGGAAATGGTAAAGAAATTTTTTCGGCAGGAAGGTTCCTATTATACGGTGGAAGATGACATTAAGAAGACAGTCACGTTTAAAAAGCAAAATCTGCTTGCCGATCGTTTCGGCGGTCCGTTTGACCTGATTGTCTGCAGAAATGTCCTCATTTATTTTACCGAAGAAGCCAAGGAAAGCATTTACCATAAATTCAGCCAGGCATTAAGACCGGGAGGGATTCTGTTTGTTGGAAGCACTGAACAGATCTTCAACCCTGGAACATATGAGTTTGAAACTGCAGATACTTTCTTTTACAGGAAAAAATAA
- the folE gene encoding GTP cyclohydrolase I FolE gives MSNVNRAQIEEAVRLILEAVGEDPNREGLLDTPKRVAKMYEEVFSGLNQDPKEYFETIFGEDHEELVLVKDIPFYSMCEHHLVPFFGKAHVAYIPRGGKVTGLSKLARAVEAVAKRPQLQERITSTIANSIMEKLDPHGVMVVVEAEHMCMTMRGVKKPGSKTVTSAVRGTLAEDVNARAEILSLIKG, from the coding sequence ATGTCAAACGTCAATCGTGCCCAAATCGAAGAAGCGGTGCGTTTAATATTAGAAGCAGTCGGGGAAGATCCGAACAGGGAAGGTTTACTTGATACTCCCAAACGAGTCGCGAAGATGTATGAGGAAGTTTTCTCAGGGTTGAACCAGGATCCTAAAGAATATTTTGAAACGATATTTGGTGAGGACCATGAGGAACTAGTCCTGGTAAAGGATATCCCTTTCTATTCAATGTGTGAACATCACCTTGTACCTTTCTTTGGAAAGGCACATGTCGCATATATTCCGCGTGGTGGCAAGGTTACAGGACTCAGCAAGCTTGCAAGAGCTGTGGAAGCAGTCGCGAAAAGACCTCAGTTACAGGAAAGAATCACTTCCACTATTGCTAATTCCATCATGGAAAAGCTGGATCCCCATGGTGTCATGGTAGTGGTAGAAGCGGAACATATGTGCATGACAATGAGAGGGGTCAAGAAACCTGGCTCAAAAACAGTAACATCTGCTGTGAGAGGAACTCTAGCAGAGGATGTAAACGCAAGGGCTGAAATTCTCTCATTGATTAAAGGTTAA
- a CDS encoding heptaprenyl diphosphate synthase component 1, with product MIYLLDLQNKLDGTRELLLKKLSHPYLREHVESPFIDDDRLLLLTSLLEQQEVDQDRAKNYTVTTMLLQIALDTHEHVHNSQPGEEDDTHKRRQLTVLAGIYFSGLYYKLLADMDDIEMIKRLASGVKEVNEHKISLYQKETEAIDKLMESVKLIESSLLGKVADHFDAAEWFEFASNWLFVKRMLSEETKFIKSGSSLVFNALKKIALPKMDQSSTEISSEQQKYLLTICTRYIEFSMTKINAALKKLPGMNSLLIERLDLISGQHQTMSKNFVEEG from the coding sequence GTGATTTATTTGCTAGATTTACAAAACAAATTAGATGGCACCAGAGAGCTTCTACTCAAAAAACTTTCACATCCTTATTTGCGGGAGCATGTAGAATCTCCTTTTATAGATGATGACCGGCTCTTGTTGCTTACTTCTTTGCTGGAACAGCAGGAAGTAGATCAGGATAGAGCAAAGAATTACACTGTGACCACAATGCTCTTGCAAATTGCCCTTGATACCCATGAGCATGTCCACAATTCACAACCAGGTGAAGAGGATGACACCCATAAGCGCCGCCAGCTGACGGTTCTAGCTGGAATTTATTTCAGCGGACTATATTACAAGCTGCTGGCTGATATGGATGATATAGAAATGATCAAGCGGTTGGCTTCGGGTGTAAAAGAAGTCAATGAGCATAAAATTTCGCTGTATCAAAAAGAAACTGAAGCGATCGATAAGTTAATGGAAAGTGTAAAATTAATTGAGTCGTCTCTTTTAGGCAAGGTCGCTGATCACTTTGATGCGGCTGAATGGTTTGAATTCGCTTCTAATTGGCTTTTTGTAAAGAGGATGCTATCTGAAGAAACGAAGTTCATTAAAAGCGGCAGTTCATTGGTATTCAATGCTCTAAAAAAAATTGCTTTGCCAAAAATGGACCAGAGTTCAACTGAAATTTCTTCTGAACAGCAAAAATACCTTTTAACAATTTGCACTCGGTATATTGAATTTTCAATGACGAAAATTAATGCAGCGTTAAAGAAGCTGCCAGGGATGAACAGCTTGCTGATAGAACGGTTAGACCTGATCTCCGGGCAGCACCAGACCATGTCTAAAAATTTCGTGGAAGAAGGGTAA
- a CDS encoding prephenate dehydrogenase yields the protein MEGRVLIIGLGLIGGSLAMCIKAQHPGAELIGFDADEDQMDLAMMLGVIDRAAGSIEIEAPKADLIIVATPVLTSESIIESLASLQLKDEVIVTDTGSTKGFISMKAAILRKKGIAFIGGHPMAGSHKSGVAAAKKILFENAFYLLTPDSMVRSETVDRLKSWLSGTRAKFLEVSPEEHDYLTGVVSHFPHIIAASLVHQASRAEEGNPLVKRLAAGGFRDITRIASSSPRMWRDILLQNREVLISLLNDWQDEMGRVKELLVTNDRDSIYDFFDSAKNYRDGLPVSEKGAIPSFYDLFVDVPDYPGVISEITGYLAIENISITNIRIIETREDIYGILVISFQTPKDRARAKECIGRNTVYDMSIGK from the coding sequence ATGGAAGGCCGCGTATTAATCATTGGTCTCGGTTTAATTGGCGGCTCTCTGGCGATGTGTATTAAAGCTCAGCATCCGGGGGCAGAACTCATCGGATTTGATGCGGACGAAGATCAAATGGACCTGGCCATGATGCTGGGCGTCATTGACCGGGCAGCTGGAAGTATCGAAATAGAAGCTCCTAAGGCGGATCTTATTATTGTAGCCACTCCGGTTTTGACCTCTGAAAGCATTATCGAATCTTTAGCTTCATTGCAACTGAAAGATGAAGTCATTGTTACCGACACTGGCAGTACGAAGGGATTCATTTCAATGAAGGCAGCCATCTTGAGAAAAAAAGGAATAGCATTCATTGGCGGCCATCCAATGGCTGGTTCCCATAAAAGTGGTGTAGCTGCAGCAAAGAAAATCCTGTTTGAAAATGCTTTCTATCTTCTTACACCTGATTCAATGGTCAGAAGTGAGACGGTAGATCGGTTAAAATCTTGGCTTTCTGGCACGAGGGCCAAATTCCTCGAAGTTTCCCCTGAAGAGCATGACTATCTTACAGGGGTCGTCAGCCATTTTCCGCATATCATCGCTGCGTCCCTTGTTCACCAGGCGTCAAGGGCGGAGGAAGGAAATCCGCTAGTCAAACGCCTGGCGGCTGGCGGGTTCAGGGATATCACACGGATTGCTTCAAGCAGCCCGAGGATGTGGAGAGATATTCTTCTTCAGAACCGTGAAGTCCTAATTTCTTTGTTAAATGACTGGCAGGATGAAATGGGACGTGTAAAAGAATTATTGGTTACTAATGATAGAGATAGCATCTATGATTTCTTTGATTCAGCAAAAAATTACCGGGATGGACTTCCTGTCAGCGAAAAAGGAGCTATTCCTAGTTTTTATGACCTGTTCGTAGATGTTCCCGACTATCCAGGGGTGATTTCTGAAATTACGGGATACCTGGCAATTGAAAATATCAGTATAACCAATATTAGAATCATAGAAACTCGTGAAGATATCTATGGCATCCTGGTGATCAGCTTCCAGACACCTAAAGACCGCGCCAGGGCCAAGGAATGTATCGGAAGAAATACAGTCTATGATATGTCTATTGGAAAGTAA
- the hisC gene encoding histidinol-phosphate transaminase, which translates to MRWKEQLLKLKPYQPGKSIAEVKRQYGLSEIVKLASNENPFGSSEKVKNEIAGYADKFSVYPDGYATELRTHLADHLGVKEGEIILGNGSDEIIQMIARGLLTPHTKTVMAAPTFPQYKHNGIIEGCEITEIPLVNGAHDLNGMAAAVDDRTTVVWLCSPNNPTGVYITEEELTAFMARVPSHVLVVLDEAYFEYVTAEDYHDSLRLLKQYQNLIILRTFSKIYGLASFRVGYGIAHEDTISALEPVREPFNVNSLAQAAAIAAIDDQDFVKECKRENEAGLEQFYQFCDSAGLSYYPSQGNFILINFKRDGQEVFQFLLERGYIVRSGTALGFPTSVRITIGSKEQNQGVIDVIKQYLSVDTVISK; encoded by the coding sequence ATGAGATGGAAAGAGCAGCTTTTAAAGCTTAAACCATACCAGCCTGGCAAATCGATTGCTGAAGTGAAAAGGCAGTATGGTTTATCAGAGATTGTAAAATTGGCTTCAAATGAAAATCCGTTTGGTTCTTCAGAAAAAGTAAAAAACGAAATCGCGGGCTATGCTGATAAATTTTCAGTATACCCAGATGGATATGCTACCGAACTTCGTACACATCTGGCAGATCACCTGGGTGTAAAAGAAGGAGAAATCATTCTTGGCAACGGATCAGATGAAATCATCCAGATGATTGCCCGGGGTCTGCTCACACCTCACACGAAAACTGTGATGGCGGCACCAACATTTCCTCAGTATAAACACAATGGTATTATTGAGGGCTGTGAAATAACAGAAATTCCATTGGTAAATGGTGCACATGATTTGAATGGAATGGCTGCCGCTGTTGATGACCGCACCACGGTGGTCTGGTTATGCTCTCCAAATAATCCAACGGGGGTTTATATAACCGAAGAAGAATTGACAGCTTTTATGGCACGTGTGCCAAGTCATGTTCTTGTCGTGCTGGATGAAGCCTACTTCGAATATGTAACCGCTGAGGATTATCATGATTCTTTAAGATTGCTTAAGCAATACCAAAACCTAATTATCCTGAGAACTTTTTCAAAAATTTATGGACTTGCCAGCTTTAGGGTTGGATATGGAATTGCTCATGAGGATACAATTTCAGCACTCGAACCTGTCAGGGAGCCGTTCAATGTAAACTCATTGGCACAAGCTGCGGCTATTGCGGCAATTGATGATCAGGATTTTGTAAAAGAATGCAAAAGAGAAAACGAGGCTGGCTTAGAGCAGTTTTACCAGTTCTGTGATAGTGCGGGGTTGAGCTATTATCCTTCACAAGGGAATTTCATCTTGATTAACTTTAAAAGGGACGGTCAGGAGGTATTTCAATTCCTCCTGGAAAGAGGGTATATCGTCCGTTCCGGGACAGCACTCGGCTTCCCTACTAGTGTAAGGATTACCATTGGCTCAAAGGAACAAAATCAAGGCGTAATTGATGTTATCAAACAATATTTGAGTGTAGATACTGTAATATCTAAATAA
- the aroH gene encoding chorismate mutase, translating into MIRGVRGATTVNENDEQEIISATERLLKEAIVSNKIAPDQVASIFISATVDVDAAFPARALRNLAGWTYVPVMCMQELSVPGSLQKCIRVMIHFNTEKTQEEVKHIYLEGASSLRPDL; encoded by the coding sequence ATGATTAGGGGAGTAAGAGGAGCTACTACAGTTAACGAGAATGATGAGCAGGAAATCATTTCTGCGACCGAAAGGCTTCTAAAGGAAGCTATCGTTTCTAATAAGATTGCTCCGGATCAAGTTGCTTCAATTTTCATATCAGCAACGGTTGATGTTGATGCAGCCTTTCCGGCAAGAGCCTTAAGGAATCTGGCTGGCTGGACCTATGTCCCAGTGATGTGCATGCAAGAATTATCTGTCCCCGGCTCGCTACAGAAGTGTATCAGAGTCATGATTCATTTCAACACCGAAAAAACACAGGAAGAGGTCAAGCACATTTATCTTGAGGGAGCTTCTAGTCTTAGACCTGATCTTTAA
- the hepT gene encoding heptaprenyl diphosphate synthase component II, translated as MKMKLLYTYLNSDLTLIERELEEAIQADSQLLRQASLHLLKAGGKRIRPVFVLLGGKFGNYDIQIIKDVAVSLELIHMDSLVHDDVIDDAELRRGQATIKAKWDNRIAMYTGDYIFARALELMTDIENPKAHQILSDTIVELSVGEIEQIKDKYNFDQNLRNYLLRIKRKTALLIAASCQLGAVVAGVPEKDHRKLYQFGYYVGMSFQITDDVLDFTGTEKELGKPAGGDLLQGNVTLPVLYAMQDEYIENRIRTVHEGMPSEELNDILKLVQESGAIEKSLAISDRYLDKALEILEELPYNKAKKSLRDIAKYIGKRKY; from the coding sequence ATGAAGATGAAGCTATTATATACATATTTGAATTCTGATTTGACATTGATTGAAAGAGAACTAGAAGAAGCGATTCAGGCGGATTCCCAGCTGCTCAGACAGGCAAGCTTACACTTGCTGAAAGCTGGTGGGAAACGAATCAGACCCGTATTTGTGCTCCTTGGCGGTAAATTCGGAAATTATGATATTCAAATCATCAAGGATGTCGCAGTGTCGCTGGAACTCATCCATATGGACTCGCTTGTGCACGATGACGTCATCGACGATGCTGAATTGCGTAGAGGGCAGGCGACAATAAAAGCGAAATGGGATAACAGGATTGCGATGTATACTGGGGATTATATTTTTGCCAGGGCATTGGAGCTTATGACTGACATAGAAAATCCAAAAGCACACCAGATCCTCTCTGATACTATAGTCGAACTTAGTGTTGGGGAAATCGAACAGATAAAAGATAAATACAATTTTGATCAAAATCTGCGTAATTATTTACTGCGGATCAAGCGGAAAACGGCTCTCCTTATTGCCGCGAGCTGCCAGCTTGGTGCCGTTGTGGCAGGTGTTCCCGAGAAGGACCATCGTAAATTGTATCAGTTTGGATACTATGTAGGCATGTCCTTTCAAATTACTGATGACGTGCTGGACTTCACAGGTACGGAAAAGGAACTTGGAAAGCCGGCTGGCGGAGATCTGCTCCAGGGGAATGTCACTCTCCCTGTTCTGTATGCAATGCAGGATGAGTATATTGAAAACCGGATCAGGACTGTCCATGAAGGGATGCCTAGTGAAGAATTGAATGACATCCTGAAGCTTGTACAAGAGTCAGGAGCGATTGAAAAATCACTGGCAATCAGTGACCGCTATCTGGATAAAGCTCTTGAAATCCTAGAAGAGCTCCCATACAATAAGGCAAAGAAGTCATTGCGTGACATCGCAAAATACATTGGAAAACGTAAGTATTAG
- the ndk gene encoding nucleoside-diphosphate kinase, translating to MEKTYLMVKPDGVQRNLIGEVVARFEKKGFQLVGAKLLNIPRELAEEHYGEHKERPFFGELVDFITSGPVFAMVWQGENVIATARQMMGATNPKDAAPGTIRGDYGVTVGKNVIHGSDSPESAEREIGLFFKQEEQAEYSKLINEWVY from the coding sequence ATGGAAAAGACTTATTTGATGGTCAAGCCTGACGGTGTACAACGCAACCTGATCGGTGAAGTTGTAGCTCGTTTCGAAAAGAAAGGCTTCCAGTTAGTTGGCGCAAAACTTTTGAACATCCCAAGAGAACTTGCTGAAGAGCATTATGGCGAACATAAAGAGCGTCCATTCTTCGGCGAATTGGTAGACTTCATCACTTCAGGACCAGTATTCGCTATGGTATGGCAGGGTGAGAATGTTATTGCAACTGCACGCCAGATGATGGGTGCTACTAACCCTAAGGATGCAGCACCTGGAACAATCCGCGGTGACTACGGCGTAACTGTAGGCAAGAACGTAATTCACGGATCTGACTCACCAGAAAGCGCTGAGCGTGAAATCGGACTTTTCTTCAAACAGGAAGAACAAGCTGAATACAGCAAACTAATCAACGAGTGGGTTTACTAA
- the aroB gene encoding 3-dehydroquinate synthase: MEQVNIHTSTKSYPVHLGKGAIQQLTEIIHGAEDSYTSIMVITDETVATYHLEAFHEHTALEQIVVKIVPSGEKAKTFEVYQDCLTSALENKLDRKSLIISFGGGAVGDLAGFVAATYMRGIRFIQVPTTILAHDSAVGGKVAVNHPLGKNMIGAFHQPEAVVYDLNFLQTLPEHEVRSGFAEVIKHALISDDVFYNWLKNDIHSLDNLNDSQILEFLTKGIQVKGAIIAEDERETGIRAFLNFGHTLDHAIEAEAGYGKVTHGEAIIIGMLFALQLSIELLGLDFNLQAFKIWLKNLGYETSIPAGLFNVQLIERMKQDKKAVNNTIRFVLLEKIGVPALIEIEEKVLLMHLKEFVEEGE; this comes from the coding sequence ATGGAGCAAGTCAATATCCATACAAGCACAAAATCCTATCCAGTACATCTAGGGAAAGGTGCTATTCAGCAACTAACAGAGATTATTCATGGTGCTGAAGACAGTTATACATCTATCATGGTCATTACGGATGAAACAGTCGCAACATACCATCTTGAAGCTTTTCATGAACATACAGCTCTGGAACAAATAGTTGTAAAGATCGTCCCATCAGGGGAAAAAGCGAAAACGTTCGAGGTATATCAAGATTGCCTTACTTCAGCGCTTGAAAATAAACTCGACAGGAAATCGCTGATCATCTCATTTGGCGGAGGGGCAGTGGGAGATTTAGCAGGATTTGTCGCCGCTACTTATATGAGAGGGATTCGATTCATACAAGTTCCAACCACTATTCTAGCGCATGACAGTGCGGTGGGAGGGAAGGTAGCAGTCAATCATCCATTAGGCAAGAACATGATTGGAGCATTCCATCAACCAGAAGCTGTGGTTTATGATCTGAATTTCCTGCAGACGCTTCCTGAACATGAAGTGCGATCTGGCTTTGCTGAGGTCATCAAGCACGCGCTGATAAGCGATGATGTATTTTATAACTGGCTTAAGAATGATATCCATTCTTTGGATAATCTGAATGACTCACAGATACTCGAGTTCTTGACAAAGGGAATCCAAGTTAAAGGAGCCATTATCGCAGAGGATGAGAGAGAGACCGGAATCCGTGCATTTTTGAATTTTGGACACACACTGGACCACGCAATTGAAGCTGAAGCAGGTTACGGTAAAGTGACTCACGGGGAGGCAATAATCATTGGTATGCTATTTGCCCTTCAGTTGAGCATAGAATTGCTTGGGCTTGATTTTAATTTACAAGCATTTAAAATTTGGCTTAAAAATCTTGGATACGAAACTTCAATTCCAGCGGGACTTTTTAATGTGCAGCTGATTGAAAGGATGAAACAGGATAAAAAAGCTGTAAACAATACAATTCGTTTCGTTTTACTAGAGAAGATTGGAGTCCCTGCGCTCATTGAAATAGAAGAAAAAGTTTTGTTGATGCACCTGAAGGAATTTGTAGAAGAGGGGGAGTAA